In a genomic window of Alkalihalobacillus sp. TS-13:
- a CDS encoding aldehyde dehydrogenase family protein, translating into METTLVKKNLFINGKWIETKTYKPLYAPFSGEQIAEIPEGNVEDVDNAIIAAEGARTVLRKMPAYQRASILEKIASLMEERSEEAARIIALEASKPITTARGEVARTIQTYKFAAEEAKRIEGKTIPLDAAPGGENRLAYTVREPIGVVAAITPFNFPMNLVAHKVGPAIAAGNPVILKPANQTPLSAFFLAELIEAAGLPAGGFNIVTGKGSVIGEAFVTDDRVKAVTFTGSPEVGTGIRNKAGLKKVTLELGSNSGVIVDEDVDLDKIISRAVQGAFAFQGQVCISLQRIYVHEAIYDTFVQKFIAETKKLVVGNPLDENTDVAAMISGQDLGRSLDWIQEAVNAGAEVAFGGKPEGNVLTPTVLLEAASDVNVSCQEVFAPIVIINRITSIDEGITLMNNSRYGLQAGIYTKDIDSGLDAADRLEVGGVLINDIPTFRVDHMPYGGVKESGTGREGLKYAIEEMTEMKLVIINRN; encoded by the coding sequence ATGGAGACGACGTTAGTGAAAAAGAATTTATTCATCAATGGAAAGTGGATCGAAACAAAAACGTATAAACCTCTTTACGCCCCTTTCAGTGGAGAACAAATTGCAGAAATTCCTGAGGGAAATGTAGAAGATGTGGACAATGCGATCATCGCCGCGGAAGGAGCAAGAACAGTATTAAGAAAAATGCCAGCATATCAACGTGCTTCTATTCTCGAAAAGATTGCGTCTCTGATGGAGGAACGATCTGAAGAAGCAGCGCGCATCATCGCGCTGGAAGCTTCAAAGCCGATTACAACAGCTAGAGGAGAGGTGGCACGTACTATCCAGACGTATAAGTTCGCAGCGGAGGAAGCGAAACGGATTGAAGGAAAGACAATACCGTTGGATGCTGCTCCTGGAGGGGAAAACCGTCTTGCTTACACTGTAAGAGAACCGATTGGTGTAGTAGCCGCAATCACTCCATTTAATTTTCCTATGAATCTCGTCGCGCATAAAGTTGGACCTGCTATCGCTGCGGGAAACCCTGTCATCCTTAAGCCGGCGAATCAAACGCCGTTGTCCGCCTTTTTCCTGGCAGAATTGATTGAGGCTGCAGGGTTGCCAGCGGGCGGATTCAATATTGTGACAGGAAAGGGAAGTGTAATTGGTGAAGCGTTTGTTACCGATGATCGGGTGAAGGCTGTTACGTTCACTGGGAGCCCTGAAGTAGGGACAGGGATCAGAAATAAGGCTGGCTTGAAAAAAGTCACACTGGAATTAGGATCAAATTCCGGGGTTATTGTTGATGAAGATGTTGACCTCGATAAGATCATATCAAGAGCAGTACAGGGTGCCTTCGCATTCCAGGGGCAGGTCTGTATCTCTTTGCAACGAATATATGTACATGAAGCAATTTATGACACATTCGTTCAAAAGTTCATTGCTGAAACAAAAAAATTAGTTGTCGGAAATCCTTTGGACGAAAATACGGATGTAGCGGCAATGATTTCTGGACAAGATTTGGGACGCAGCTTGGATTGGATACAAGAAGCCGTAAATGCAGGTGCTGAAGTTGCATTCGGTGGAAAGCCAGAAGGGAATGTACTGACTCCGACAGTCCTATTGGAGGCAGCTTCTGATGTTAATGTGTCCTGCCAGGAAGTGTTCGCGCCTATCGTCATCATTAATCGCATTACTTCCATTGACGAAGGGATTACCTTGATGAACAATTCACGTTATGGACTACAAGCAGGAATATACACAAAGGATATCGATTCAGGACTGGATGCAGCAGATCGATTGGAAGTCGGTGGTGTGCTGATCAACGATATCCCTACTTTCAGGGTCGACCATATGCCGTATGGTGGTGTTAAGGAAAGTGGGACAGGACGTGAAGGTTTGAAATATGCGATTGAAGAAATGACAGAAATGAAACTGGTTATCATCAACCGGAATTGA
- the gabT gene encoding 4-aminobutyrate--2-oxoglutarate transaminase gives MLLKTKHINLKTELPGPKSSALLKRKEENVPRGPFNTSPAFIEKGEGALITDIDGNTLIDLAGAIGSLNTGHCPPTVVKAVQEQVEKYIHPCFHVAMYEPYIELAEKLNAITPGNFKKKTFFLNSGAEAVENAVKIARKYTGRRAIVSFERGYHGRTSMTMALTSKVKPYKNGFGPFPSDTYKVRHPYYYRKPEGMTDNQLDDYLLKQLNDFFLGEVPPEDIAAFILEPIQGEGGFIVPSKRFVQGVREICREHGILFISDEVQTGFGRTGKMFASEHFDIDPDLITMSKSIAAGLPISAVTGKAEIMEAPNPGEIGGTYGGSPLGCVAALEVIKLLEEQNLISRANKIGVLIKNKFKEMREKTDVIGDIRGLGAMTAMEIVKDRDSKEPDKVLTGKIIAECNRRGVVILGAGLYGNVIRTLCPLVITDDQLNEALDVIGQVIEDVVKEQLEGEQ, from the coding sequence ATGTTGCTGAAAACGAAGCACATCAACCTGAAAACAGAGCTACCCGGTCCAAAATCAAGCGCCCTCTTAAAACGGAAGGAAGAAAATGTTCCTCGTGGTCCCTTCAACACCTCTCCTGCATTCATTGAAAAAGGGGAAGGCGCGCTCATCACTGATATTGATGGAAATACATTGATTGATCTTGCGGGTGCGATCGGCTCGTTAAATACCGGCCATTGTCCACCAACAGTCGTAAAGGCGGTACAGGAACAAGTGGAAAAGTATATCCATCCCTGTTTCCATGTAGCGATGTATGAGCCTTACATCGAACTTGCAGAGAAATTGAATGCAATCACGCCAGGCAATTTTAAAAAGAAGACCTTTTTTCTCAATTCTGGGGCAGAAGCGGTAGAAAATGCAGTAAAAATCGCACGTAAATACACAGGCAGAAGAGCGATCGTATCGTTCGAGAGAGGCTACCACGGAAGGACCTCGATGACGATGGCGTTGACTAGTAAAGTGAAGCCTTATAAAAACGGGTTCGGCCCATTTCCTTCCGATACGTACAAAGTGCGTCACCCCTATTATTATCGAAAGCCTGAAGGAATGACGGACAATCAACTGGATGACTACCTGTTGAAACAGTTAAACGATTTCTTCCTAGGTGAAGTGCCTCCTGAAGATATCGCGGCTTTCATCCTGGAGCCGATTCAGGGTGAAGGAGGATTTATCGTACCTTCAAAGCGGTTTGTACAAGGAGTCCGGGAAATTTGCAGAGAGCACGGTATTTTATTCATATCTGATGAGGTTCAGACAGGTTTCGGTCGGACAGGAAAAATGTTCGCTTCCGAGCATTTTGACATCGATCCTGATCTGATCACGATGTCCAAATCGATTGCGGCAGGTCTACCTATAAGTGCCGTGACAGGAAAAGCGGAAATCATGGAAGCTCCGAATCCTGGAGAAATTGGAGGGACCTACGGAGGAAGTCCGCTAGGATGCGTTGCTGCTCTTGAAGTGATCAAGTTATTGGAGGAGCAGAACCTTATTTCAAGAGCAAACAAAATCGGTGTACTCATCAAAAACAAATTCAAGGAAATGCGGGAAAAGACAGATGTAATTGGTGATATTCGAGGCCTTGGAGCAATGACAGCGATGGAAATCGTTAAAGACCGGGACTCAAAGGAACCAGACAAGGTATTAACAGGTAAGATCATTGCTGAATGTAACCGCCGGGGGGTCGTCATTCTAGGGGCTGGATTATATGGAAATGTGATACGGACGCTCTGTCCGCTTGTCATCACAGACGATCAATTGAACGAGGCGCTTGATGTCATCGGTCAAGTAATCGAAGATGTTGTAAAGGAACAATTAGAGGGGGAGCAGTAA
- the ald gene encoding alanine dehydrogenase yields the protein MRIGIPTEIKNNENRVALAPSGVFNLTSSGHEVYIETGAGLGSGFTDEQYMSVGAEIVLTAREAWAQEMVMKVKEPQPEEYNYFRQGLILFTYLHLAAEPALTKALLDKKVVSIAYETIQLRNGSLPLLTPMSEVAGRMAAQIGAQFLAKTHGGQGVLLSGIPGVRRGKVTIIGGGVVGMNVAKLAVGFGADVTVVDLNPERLRELDNIFGNAINTLMSNPLNIAEAVAESDLVIGAVLIPGAKAPKLVTEEMVKTMKDGAVIVDVAIDQGGIFETVDRITTHDHPTYERHGIVHYAVANMPGAVPKTSTIGLTNVTVPYALEIAGKGYAKASLENESILKGINTLDGVLTYQAVADAHGLEFMPAVTLLSEKTLAV from the coding sequence ATGCGTATCGGTATCCCGACAGAAATAAAAAATAACGAAAATCGTGTAGCACTAGCTCCATCTGGAGTATTCAACTTAACTTCATCCGGTCACGAAGTTTATATCGAAACAGGTGCAGGTCTTGGATCAGGCTTTACAGATGAACAATACATGTCTGTAGGCGCTGAGATTGTGTTGACCGCCCGTGAGGCATGGGCACAAGAAATGGTAATGAAGGTGAAAGAACCGCAACCAGAAGAGTACAACTATTTCCGTCAAGGATTAATTCTATTCACCTATTTACATTTGGCTGCAGAACCTGCTTTGACAAAAGCCCTGCTAGATAAGAAAGTAGTAAGCATTGCTTATGAGACGATTCAATTACGTAATGGAAGCTTGCCACTATTAACGCCGATGAGTGAAGTCGCTGGGAGGATGGCTGCTCAGATCGGCGCCCAGTTCCTTGCAAAGACTCATGGCGGTCAAGGTGTTTTGTTGAGCGGGATACCAGGAGTCAGACGTGGCAAAGTGACCATCATCGGTGGTGGCGTCGTCGGTATGAATGTCGCTAAATTAGCGGTCGGTTTCGGGGCAGATGTGACGGTTGTCGACCTCAACCCTGAAAGATTGCGTGAACTAGACAATATTTTTGGAAATGCAATCAATACATTGATGTCAAACCCACTGAACATCGCAGAAGCTGTTGCGGAGTCGGACCTTGTCATTGGTGCGGTTCTTATCCCAGGCGCAAAAGCACCTAAATTGGTTACGGAAGAGATGGTGAAAACGATGAAGGACGGAGCCGTTATCGTGGATGTCGCTATCGACCAGGGTGGCATTTTTGAAACCGTGGACAGGATTACGACGCATGATCACCCTACCTATGAAAGGCATGGTATTGTTCATTATGCAGTGGCGAACATGCCAGGGGCTGTGCCAAAAACGTCGACGATCGGTCTGACCAACGTCACAGTCCCATATGCCCTGGAAATCGCGGGTAAAGGGTATGCGAAAGCAAGCCTTGAGAATGAGTCGATTCTGAAAGGAATCAACACACTGGACGGAGTATTGACGTACCAAGCCGTCGCTGATGCTCACGGATTGGAATTCATGCCCGCTGTGACCCTTTTATCTGAAAAAACATTGGCTGTCTAA
- a CDS encoding GNAT family N-acetyltransferase, translating to MNNIDLPRLEKEIVIRNITQEDVLEVAELSDDSFGPDISFKREHFASQAEIFPEGQICMEYEGKIVGSCSSLIVNFDDYADNHSYTAISDNGYIKNHNPDGLNLYGVEVSVHKDYRKLKLGRRLYDARKQVCKDLNLKSIIIGGRIPYYYKYSDIMSAKEYAEKVINDEIYDPVLTFQKNNGFVLKDVTPNYLPEDEASRGYATSMEWTNKAYTTSK from the coding sequence ATGAACAACATTGATTTACCCAGGTTAGAAAAAGAAATCGTCATCAGAAACATTACACAAGAAGATGTATTGGAGGTGGCTGAACTTTCTGATGACAGCTTCGGTCCTGATATCTCATTTAAAAGGGAGCATTTCGCTAGTCAGGCTGAAATTTTTCCAGAGGGGCAGATCTGTATGGAATATGAAGGAAAGATTGTTGGATCCTGTTCGAGTCTCATCGTCAATTTCGATGATTATGCAGACAATCATTCCTATACAGCGATATCCGACAATGGGTATATCAAGAACCATAACCCCGATGGCTTGAATCTCTACGGCGTTGAAGTAAGTGTCCACAAAGATTATCGGAAGTTGAAGCTTGGTCGGCGTCTATACGACGCACGAAAACAGGTTTGCAAGGATTTAAACCTGAAGAGCATCATAATCGGTGGTCGTATTCCTTACTACTATAAATATTCAGATATCATGTCCGCAAAAGAGTATGCAGAAAAGGTCATCAATGATGAAATCTACGATCCGGTGTTGACCTTCCAGAAGAACAATGGATTCGTTCTGAAAGATGTCACTCCGAACTATCTTCCTGAAGACGAGGCTTCAAGAGGTTATGCTACTTCAATGGAATGGACCAACAAAGCGTATACCACGAGTAAATAA
- a CDS encoding NAD-dependent succinate-semialdehyde dehydrogenase, which produces MLYINGEWRKSNSGETLEVYNPATGELIDSVASGGREETREAIESAKEAFKTWKRETGQKRGKYLARVVAKMKDKADDIAKTITMEMGKPLPDAKREVGGAIAYLDWYAEEAKRIYGETIPASHPDKHLMLLREPVGVTAAITPWNFPASMITRKIGPALAAGCTVVLKPAPSTPLSAIKVFECFHEAGLPKGVANLVIGPAEEIGDEMTENPDVRKLTFTGSTNVGKLLLRKAANTVKKVSMELGGHAPLIIFDDADLDAAVQGVLVTKFKNSGQTCISTNRVYVAESIAEEFGGKLAEAAAKLKVGNGIEEGIDVGPLINSQALEKVESHVDDALRRNGKVLCGGRRSENTIGNFYEPTVINYAHDDMKISTEETFGPVAPIFTFKDETEIIERANHESYGLAAYCFTKDLGRGHRMMKELEYGIVGINDPAPIVPQAPFGGIKESGMGKEGGKSGLLEYLEEKFVSISTGN; this is translated from the coding sequence ATGCTCTATATAAATGGAGAATGGAGAAAATCAAATTCAGGTGAAACGTTAGAGGTATATAACCCTGCTACAGGAGAACTCATTGATTCGGTTGCTTCCGGCGGTCGTGAAGAGACCCGTGAAGCGATCGAAAGTGCAAAGGAAGCGTTCAAGACATGGAAGAGAGAGACCGGTCAAAAACGTGGTAAATATTTAGCGAGAGTAGTTGCGAAGATGAAAGATAAAGCGGATGATATCGCGAAAACGATCACAATGGAAATGGGGAAACCGTTACCTGATGCCAAAAGAGAGGTTGGAGGAGCAATCGCTTATCTGGATTGGTATGCAGAAGAAGCGAAACGGATTTACGGAGAGACCATCCCAGCTTCCCATCCTGATAAGCATTTGATGCTTTTACGGGAACCAGTAGGGGTCACGGCTGCAATTACTCCATGGAATTTCCCTGCTTCGATGATCACAAGGAAAATCGGACCGGCACTTGCTGCGGGTTGTACGGTTGTACTGAAGCCAGCACCATCAACGCCGCTCTCAGCAATCAAAGTTTTTGAATGTTTTCATGAGGCTGGATTGCCGAAAGGAGTAGCGAATCTAGTCATCGGACCAGCAGAGGAAATCGGTGACGAAATGACCGAAAATCCAGATGTCCGCAAGCTGACGTTCACTGGTTCAACAAATGTCGGTAAATTGCTTCTCCGAAAAGCGGCGAACACAGTCAAGAAAGTGTCCATGGAGCTTGGCGGGCATGCACCATTAATCATATTTGATGATGCAGACCTTGATGCTGCCGTTCAGGGTGTCCTCGTGACGAAGTTCAAGAACTCAGGGCAAACATGCATAAGTACCAACAGGGTTTATGTTGCCGAAAGCATTGCTGAAGAATTCGGAGGGAAGCTTGCTGAAGCAGCCGCGAAATTGAAAGTTGGAAATGGAATCGAAGAAGGAATCGATGTCGGTCCGCTTATCAACAGCCAGGCTTTAGAAAAGGTGGAAAGCCATGTGGATGATGCACTGAGACGGAACGGAAAAGTGTTATGCGGCGGCAGGCGTTCTGAAAACACTATAGGAAACTTTTACGAACCGACGGTCATCAACTATGCACACGATGATATGAAGATCTCTACTGAAGAAACATTTGGACCTGTTGCACCTATTTTCACGTTCAAAGATGAAACGGAAATTATCGAGAGGGCAAATCATGAAAGCTATGGACTTGCAGCATATTGCTTCACAAAGGATCTTGGAAGAGGACATCGCATGATGAAAGAATTGGAGTATGGCATCGTCGGAATCAATGATCCAGCACCGATTGTCCCTCAAGCTCCATTTGGAGGAATCAAGGAGAGCGGAATGGGCAAAGAGGGTGGAAAGTCCGGCTTATTGGAATATCTGGAAGAAAAATTTGTCTCCATCAGCACTGGAAACTAA
- a CDS encoding aspartate aminotransferase family protein, whose amino-acid sequence MTNQLTLNDSVTTNLDELDKRHYIHPTTNPKLFADNGPKLRFANGDGIYVSDAEGSQYIDGLSMLWNVNLGHGNEELAETAKEQMTKLAFSSSFAGFSNEPAVRLAEKLATMAPGDLNAVFYTSGGSESNDTAFKLSRFYWALKGMPQKRKIIALKQSYHGVTIGAQTATAIPAFHTFSGSGMTEVYHAEPHLTNCELGDKSDSNYEGCIRDVIEKEGADTVAAIILEPVQGSGGVHVPPDGYLEAVRKLCDEFNILLIADEVICGFGRTGEMFGVDNWGVVPDMMCVAKGISSGYSQLGAVLLKDEIRNTLVQYDDVLAHGFTYSGHPTACAVALKNIEILERDNIVANAKNMEFELKAGFEYLKERHPSVTNERALGLLAGFELYEDRDNGVPFDPSLLPATEVTEECFRRKLILRPLVSKVGRNIVAIAPPLIINRQQVQDIVNILDESITVFEKKYR is encoded by the coding sequence ATGACAAATCAACTTACATTGAACGATTCTGTGACAACTAATCTTGATGAACTCGATAAACGCCATTATATCCATCCTACTACCAATCCAAAGCTTTTCGCGGACAATGGACCGAAGCTCAGATTCGCAAATGGAGATGGAATCTACGTCAGCGATGCGGAGGGTTCCCAGTATATCGACGGACTTTCAATGCTCTGGAATGTCAACCTTGGTCATGGCAATGAAGAGCTTGCAGAGACGGCAAAAGAACAGATGACGAAATTAGCGTTCAGTTCTTCCTTCGCAGGTTTCTCGAATGAACCAGCAGTACGCTTGGCTGAGAAGCTAGCAACCATGGCACCAGGTGATCTGAATGCTGTTTTCTATACATCTGGAGGATCTGAATCCAATGATACCGCATTCAAGCTTTCCCGGTTTTATTGGGCGCTGAAAGGTATGCCGCAAAAGAGGAAGATCATCGCATTGAAGCAGTCTTATCATGGTGTGACGATTGGAGCGCAAACTGCTACAGCGATTCCAGCCTTTCATACATTTTCCGGATCGGGTATGACCGAAGTATATCATGCAGAACCTCATCTCACGAATTGTGAATTAGGTGATAAAAGTGATTCGAACTATGAGGGATGCATCCGTGATGTGATCGAAAAAGAGGGTGCGGATACAGTTGCAGCTATCATCCTCGAACCTGTACAAGGCTCCGGCGGTGTTCATGTTCCTCCGGATGGGTATCTGGAGGCAGTCCGAAAGCTTTGTGACGAATTCAATATCCTACTCATCGCAGATGAAGTCATTTGTGGATTTGGCCGAACAGGTGAAATGTTCGGCGTAGATAACTGGGGTGTCGTTCCGGATATGATGTGTGTTGCCAAAGGGATCTCAAGCGGTTACTCACAATTGGGAGCTGTGCTCTTGAAGGATGAAATTCGAAATACACTGGTTCAATATGACGATGTGCTGGCACACGGTTTCACCTACAGTGGACATCCAACCGCCTGTGCAGTGGCACTGAAGAATATTGAAATTCTGGAACGGGACAATATTGTGGCCAATGCAAAAAACATGGAATTCGAGCTTAAGGCGGGATTCGAATATCTAAAAGAACGGCATCCGAGTGTGACGAACGAGAGGGCATTAGGATTGTTGGCAGGATTTGAATTGTATGAAGATCGGGATAATGGTGTTCCATTTGATCCTTCCCTATTACCAGCGACAGAAGTGACAGAGGAATGCTTCAGAAGAAAGTTGATCCTCCGTCCGCTCGTTTCCAAAGTAGGACGGAACATCGTAGCGATCGCACCGCCGTTGATTATCAACAGGCAACAAGTACAAGATATCGTCAACATTTTGGATGAATCAATTACCGTATTTGAAAAGAAATACCGATAA